A single genomic interval of Mycolicibacterium holsaticum DSM 44478 = JCM 12374 harbors:
- a CDS encoding SDR family NAD(P)-dependent oxidoreductase, translating to MDDTGATLVVIFGGRSEIGLELATRLAPGARIVLAARRADQLDAQVAAVRAAGAVAVAVREFDADDLAAHGPLVNSIVTEHGPIGTAVLAFGILGDQELAEKDPAHAVAIVHTDFVAQVSLLTVLAATMRAAGEGAIVAFSSVAGVRVRRANYVYGSAKAGLDGFCSGLADALHGSGVRLLTVRPGFVIGRMTAGMAPAPFSSTPEQVAAATVRALARGRRTVWVPAILRPVFAGMRLLPQFVWRRLPR from the coding sequence GTGGACGACACGGGCGCGACGCTGGTGGTGATCTTCGGCGGGCGCAGCGAGATCGGGCTCGAGCTGGCCACCCGCCTGGCACCGGGGGCGAGGATCGTGCTGGCGGCCCGCCGCGCCGACCAGCTCGACGCGCAGGTGGCCGCCGTGCGGGCCGCCGGGGCCGTCGCCGTCGCCGTCCGCGAGTTCGACGCCGACGACCTGGCCGCGCACGGGCCGCTGGTGAACTCGATCGTCACCGAGCACGGCCCGATCGGCACCGCGGTGCTGGCGTTCGGCATCCTCGGTGACCAAGAGCTCGCCGAGAAGGATCCGGCGCATGCGGTGGCGATCGTGCACACCGATTTCGTCGCGCAGGTCAGCCTGCTGACCGTGCTGGCCGCCACCATGCGGGCCGCCGGAGAGGGGGCTATCGTGGCGTTCTCGTCGGTCGCCGGGGTGCGGGTGCGACGAGCCAACTACGTGTACGGCTCGGCCAAGGCCGGGCTCGACGGGTTCTGCAGCGGCCTGGCCGACGCGCTGCACGGCTCGGGTGTGCGGCTGCTGACCGTGCGGCCCGGGTTCGTGATCGGGCGCATGACCGCGGGCATGGCGCCCGCACCGTTCTCCAGCACCCCGGAGCAGGTGGCGGCGGCGACGGTGCGCGCGCTGGCCAGGGGCCGCCGCACGGTGTGGGTGCCCGCGATCCTGCGGCCGGTCTTCGCCGGGATGCGGTTGCTGCCGCAGTTCGTGTGGCGGAGGTTGCCGCGGTGA
- the cbiE gene encoding precorrin-6y C5,15-methyltransferase (decarboxylating) subunit CbiE → MIIVVGIGADGMVGLAPASRAELVRATVIYGSPRQLDLLDDTVTAVRREWPSPMLPALRAVLDGADGDVHVVASGDPLLHGVGGSLVRLHGAHRVRVLPQVSSVTLACARLGWPVHDTEVISLVTAEPHTAVRRGGRAVVLSRDRAGAATLARLLSDTGRGDSEMTVLEQLGGPAERVRSASAREWAADPPPDVDDLNVVAVHYLPDERQYGVLPDDAYANDGQITKQPMRAATIAALAPRPGELLWDVGAGSGSIAIEWCRSGTGCRAVAFERDERRRKRITENAAAFGVMVDVRGDAPQAFADTAPPDVVFVGGGLTRPGLLQACFDSLPGGGRLVANAVTVESEALLAEWFSRLGGELSRYQHHHGEPLGGFTGWRPAFPVTQWSVTKR, encoded by the coding sequence ATGATCATCGTCGTCGGCATCGGCGCGGACGGCATGGTCGGCCTGGCGCCCGCTTCCCGAGCCGAATTAGTCAGGGCCACAGTTATTTACGGGTCACCACGGCAGCTGGATCTGCTCGATGACACCGTGACCGCGGTGCGCCGCGAATGGCCGTCGCCGATGCTGCCGGCCCTGCGCGCCGTGCTCGACGGCGCCGACGGCGACGTGCACGTGGTGGCCAGCGGCGACCCGCTGCTGCACGGCGTCGGCGGCTCGCTGGTCCGGTTGCACGGTGCGCACCGTGTCAGGGTGCTGCCGCAGGTGTCGTCGGTGACGCTGGCGTGTGCCCGGCTCGGCTGGCCGGTGCACGACACCGAGGTGATCAGCCTGGTCACCGCCGAACCGCATACCGCGGTGCGGCGCGGTGGTCGCGCGGTGGTGTTGTCGCGCGACCGTGCCGGCGCCGCGACCCTGGCGCGGCTGCTCAGCGACACCGGACGCGGCGACTCCGAGATGACCGTGCTCGAACAACTCGGCGGGCCGGCCGAGCGGGTCCGCTCGGCGAGCGCACGCGAATGGGCCGCGGACCCGCCGCCCGACGTCGACGATCTCAACGTGGTCGCCGTGCACTATCTGCCCGACGAGCGCCAGTACGGGGTGCTGCCCGACGACGCCTACGCCAACGACGGGCAGATCACCAAACAGCCGATGCGCGCCGCGACGATCGCGGCGCTCGCGCCCAGGCCGGGAGAGCTGCTGTGGGACGTCGGCGCGGGCTCCGGCAGCATCGCGATCGAATGGTGCCGCAGCGGAACCGGTTGTCGGGCAGTGGCCTTCGAGCGCGACGAGCGGCGCCGCAAACGGATCACCGAGAACGCGGCCGCGTTCGGCGTCATGGTCGACGTGCGCGGTGATGCGCCGCAGGCCTTCGCCGACACCGCACCGCCCGACGTGGTCTTCGTCGGCGGTGGGCTGACCCGTCCCGGCCTGCTGCAGGCGTGCTTCGACAGCTTGCCCGGCGGCGGCAGGCTGGTCGCCAACGCCGTGACCGTCGAATCGGAAGCGCTGCTGGCCGAATGGTTTTCGCGGCTCGGCGGTGAGCTGTCGCGCTACCAGCACCACCACGGCGAACCGCTGGGCGGGTTCACCGGTTGGCGGCCCGCGTTTCCCGTCACGCAGTGGTCGGTGACCAAGCGATGA